From a single Nitrospirota bacterium genomic region:
- the smpB gene encoding SsrA-binding protein SmpB, whose protein sequence is MKVVCQNRKAYHDYHIEETYEAGIVLTGTEVKSLREGKANLQDSYVIIKDGEAFLLNCHISPYKYGNIMNHDPVRTRKLLFHKKEIQRLMGQAAQKGSSLIPLKIYFKGPYVKVEVALARGKRLYEKRERIKEREAKREIERALKH, encoded by the coding sequence ATGAAGGTAGTATGTCAAAACAGGAAGGCCTATCACGACTATCACATAGAAGAGACCTATGAGGCTGGCATTGTACTGACCGGTACCGAGGTCAAGTCCCTGAGGGAAGGCAAGGCAAACCTTCAGGACAGCTACGTGATAATAAAGGATGGCGAGGCCTTTTTGCTGAACTGCCATATCAGTCCTTACAAATACGGCAATATAATGAATCATGACCCTGTAAGGACGAGGAAGTTGCTCTTTCATAAAAAAGAGATTCAGAGACTGATGGGCCAGGCAGCCCAGAAGGGTTCTTCCCTTATACCATTGAAGATTTATTTTAAGGGGCCGTACGTTAAGGTAGAGGTAGCCCTTGCAAGGGGCAAGAGACTCTACGAGAAGCGTGAACGGATAAAGGAGCGCGAGGCAAAGCGTGAGATTGAACGGGCACTTAAGCATTGA
- the ffh gene encoding signal recognition particle protein — MFDSLSEKLEGIFSKLKGRGFLKEEDVDVALRELKLVLLEADVNFRVVKDFITRLREKAIGKEVLESLTPGQQVVKIVHEELIELLGSQNERILFAPNPPTVIMMIGLQGSGKTTTAAKLANLFKKQGRRPMLVAADLQRPAAIDQLTTLGAQIDVPVYSARDEKDPVAVSSASLKKARLDARDILIIDTAGRLHIDEELMSQLEGVKAAVKPDEVLFVADAMTGQDAVTVAKSFDEQTGIDGIILTKMDGDARGGAALSIRAVTGKPIKFIGVGEKIDMIEPFHPDRVASRILGMGDVLSFIEKAQEAVDVKEAEALQKKITDETFTLEDLRDQLLKIKSMGSIENLLSMIPGMGKQLKGVQVDEKEFSRIEAIISSMTPRERRNPHILNGSRKKRVALGSGTTVTHVNRLLKQYKEMKRMLKMFKGKKGKKGKFRGMPMPF; from the coding sequence ATGTTTGACTCTTTAAGTGAAAAATTAGAAGGTATATTTTCAAAGCTCAAGGGCAGGGGGTTTTTAAAGGAAGAGGATGTTGATGTTGCCCTCAGAGAGCTGAAGCTCGTCCTGCTGGAGGCTGACGTTAATTTCAGGGTGGTCAAGGATTTTATCACCCGACTGAGGGAAAAGGCCATAGGCAAGGAGGTTCTTGAGAGCCTGACCCCCGGCCAACAGGTTGTAAAGATCGTTCATGAGGAGTTGATCGAGCTCCTCGGCAGTCAGAATGAAAGGATATTATTCGCTCCAAATCCCCCAACAGTAATCATGATGATCGGTCTTCAGGGTTCGGGTAAGACAACGACTGCGGCAAAGCTTGCCAATCTGTTTAAAAAACAGGGCAGGAGGCCCATGCTCGTGGCTGCAGACCTGCAGAGACCTGCTGCAATTGACCAGTTGACTACATTGGGAGCCCAGATTGACGTCCCTGTCTATTCTGCCCGGGATGAGAAGGACCCTGTAGCGGTTTCCAGTGCATCCCTGAAAAAGGCACGGCTGGATGCAAGGGATATCCTTATAATAGATACCGCAGGACGGCTCCATATTGATGAGGAGCTGATGAGTCAGCTTGAGGGTGTCAAGGCCGCGGTAAAGCCGGATGAGGTCCTCTTTGTGGCTGATGCCATGACAGGACAGGATGCCGTTACTGTTGCAAAGAGTTTTGACGAGCAGACGGGCATAGACGGAATAATACTGACAAAAATGGACGGAGACGCAAGGGGTGGTGCTGCCCTGTCAATAAGGGCTGTAACCGGCAAACCCATCAAGTTCATCGGTGTTGGTGAAAAGATAGATATGATAGAGCCCTTTCACCCTGACAGGGTTGCATCAAGGATCCTCGGGATGGGTGATGTCCTCAGCTTTATAGAGAAGGCCCAGGAGGCGGTTGACGTCAAAGAGGCTGAGGCGCTTCAGAAGAAGATTACCGATGAGACTTTTACCCTGGAGGATCTCAGGGATCAGTTGCTGAAAATAAAGTCAATGGGGTCGATAGAGAACCTCCTCTCCATGATACCCGGGATGGGTAAACAGCTGAAGGGTGTGCAGGTGGATGAAAAGGAGTTTTCGAGGATAGAGGCCATTATAAGCTCCATGACCCCGCGGGAAAGGAGAAATCCCCATATACTGAACGGCAGCAGAAAGAAGAGGGTTGCCCTTGGAAGCGGCACAACCGTTACCCATGTAAACAGGTTGCTGAAGCAGTACAAGGAGATGAAGCGGATGTTGAAGATGTTTAAAGGCAAAAAGGGCAAAAAAGGTAAATTCAGGGGCATGCCGATGCCCTTTTGA
- a CDS encoding ribonuclease HII, with protein MASEDPYTYDDRFRAQGYNPLSGVDEAGRGPLAGPVVASAVVLPPAVRIPGLRDSKKLSPKQREALFWEILTEAEGIGVGVIGPDEIDRINIYRATKQAMITAIEDLGNPPGILIIDAMELPLKIKQVSMPRAESISASVAAASIIAKVTRDRLMEHFHSLYPAYGFRKHKGYATRMHIEMLEKHGPCPIHRRSFSPVAALSLPF; from the coding sequence GTGGCCTCTGAAGATCCTTACACCTATGACGACCGTTTTCGTGCACAGGGCTACAATCCCCTGTCCGGGGTGGATGAAGCCGGCAGAGGGCCTCTGGCAGGCCCTGTAGTTGCCTCGGCAGTGGTGTTGCCTCCTGCTGTAAGGATCCCCGGGCTCAGGGATTCCAAAAAACTTAGCCCGAAGCAGAGGGAGGCCCTGTTTTGGGAGATACTGACTGAGGCTGAAGGTATAGGGGTAGGGGTTATCGGTCCTGATGAGATAGACAGGATAAATATATACAGGGCCACAAAGCAGGCAATGATAACGGCGATAGAGGACCTCGGTAATCCCCCCGGCATCCTGATAATAGACGCAATGGAGCTTCCCCTGAAGATAAAGCAGGTCTCCATGCCGAGGGCAGAGAGTATCAGTGCCTCGGTTGCAGCGGCATCAATAATAGCAAAGGTTACCAGGGACAGGCTGATGGAGCATTTTCACTCCCTTTATCCTGCCTATGGTTTCAGAAAACACAAGGGTTATGCAACCCGGATGCATATCGAGATGCTCGAAAAACACGGGCCCTGTCCCATCCACCGCCGGAGCTTCTCTCCGGTTGCCGCACTCAGCCTGCCGTTTTAA
- the rimM gene encoding ribosome maturation factor RimM (Essential for efficient processing of 16S rRNA), protein MSSLVSIGRIVKSRGVKGEFIVLPLTFSLERFDDVSRVYIKFDDEIKEFTIEYSKPYGRTVIMKLRGINSPEDAAALRGGQLMVPEEESPPLPDGVYYYYQIIGLRVFTVDGEYIGRVTDIIETGSNDVYVVREGEKEYLIPAIKDVVRDIDIRNKRIVISPEAGLLE, encoded by the coding sequence ATGTCTTCTCTTGTCAGTATCGGGCGAATAGTCAAATCACGGGGAGTGAAGGGGGAATTTATAGTACTGCCCCTCACTTTTTCTCTGGAAAGGTTTGATGATGTATCTCGAGTGTATATCAAATTTGATGACGAGATAAAGGAATTTACCATTGAATACTCCAAGCCCTATGGCCGTACAGTCATTATGAAATTGCGCGGGATTAACTCCCCTGAAGATGCCGCAGCCCTCCGAGGAGGGCAATTAATGGTTCCGGAGGAGGAGAGTCCCCCGTTACCTGATGGTGTTTATTATTATTATCAGATAATCGGTCTTAGGGTCTTTACTGTTGACGGTGAATATATCGGACGGGTGACCGACATAATCGAGACCGGAAGCAATGATGTCTATGTTGTCAGGGAGGGGGAGAAGGAGTACCTGATTCCTGCTATAAAGGATGTTGTCAGGGATATAGACATACGAAACAAGAGGATTGTTATCTCCCCGGAGGCGGGGCTTCTTGAATGA
- the trmD gene encoding tRNA (guanosine(37)-N1)-methyltransferase TrmD: protein MTFEVLTLFPGIIKSYLSESIMKRAIERGAVSVDVYNIRDFTTDKHRQVDDSPYGGGAGMVLKPEPVFNALDYLNRDGQERFKVLLTPGGRVFNQSLAEEYAGNRRRILFIAGRYEGFDERIRAVSDEEVSIGDYVLTGGELPALVIIDAVTRLLPGVLGDSRSAEEESFTTGLLDYPQYTRPVEFRGMRVPDVLLGGNHELIRRWRRKEALRHTLQRRPELLQRVNLSEEDNELIREIKEEEK, encoded by the coding sequence ATGACATTTGAGGTGCTGACACTTTTCCCCGGTATAATAAAGTCTTACCTCTCGGAGAGTATCATGAAGAGGGCAATAGAGCGGGGAGCTGTCAGTGTGGATGTCTATAACATAAGAGACTTTACCACGGACAAACACCGTCAGGTTGATGATTCTCCATACGGAGGCGGGGCAGGGATGGTCCTGAAACCCGAGCCGGTATTTAATGCCCTGGATTATCTGAACAGGGATGGGCAGGAGAGGTTTAAAGTGCTGCTTACACCGGGTGGCAGGGTTTTTAACCAGTCGCTTGCAGAGGAATATGCAGGAAACAGGAGGCGTATCCTCTTTATAGCTGGCAGGTATGAGGGGTTTGACGAGAGGATAAGGGCGGTGTCGGATGAGGAGGTATCCATCGGTGATTATGTGCTGACTGGTGGAGAATTGCCTGCTTTGGTTATAATAGATGCCGTTACAAGATTATTGCCGGGTGTTCTTGGAGACTCAAGGTCTGCTGAAGAGGAGTCTTTTACAACAGGTCTGCTCGATTATCCCCAGTATACAAGGCCTGTAGAGTTCAGGGGGATGAGGGTGCCCGATGTGCTGCTTGGCGGAAACCACGAGTTGATAAGAAGGTGGAGGAGAAAAGAGGCGCTTAGGCATACCCTTCAGCGAAGACCCGAGTTGTTGCAGAGAGTAAACCTCAGTGAAGAGGATAATGAACTGATCAGGGAGATAAAGGAGGAAGAAAAATGA
- the trxA gene encoding thioredoxin, with product MAEGVIEVTTSSWDQEVLGFKGLVMVDFWAVWCGPCRMVAPTVEEIAKEYAGKVKVCKLNTDENPDIASRYKIMGIPTLMFFKDGEKVEQIVGAVPKPQLKAKIDQFLG from the coding sequence ATGGCTGAAGGCGTTATAGAAGTAACAACATCATCCTGGGATCAGGAAGTGTTGGGGTTTAAAGGGCTTGTAATGGTGGACTTCTGGGCGGTATGGTGTGGCCCCTGCAGGATGGTGGCACCTACTGTTGAAGAGATAGCAAAGGAATATGCAGGTAAGGTCAAGGTCTGTAAATTGAATACTGACGAAAACCCTGATATTGCCAGCAGATACAAGATTATGGGTATACCCACGCTTATGTTCTTTAAGGATGGCGAGAAGGTTGAGCAGATTGTCGGGGCCGTTCCAAAACCCCAGCTCAAGGCAAAAATTGACCAGTTTTTAGGTTAG
- the rpsP gene encoding 30S ribosomal protein S16 gives MVKIRLTRLGAHKRPFYRVVVADSRTRRDGAFIEIVGFYNPMKDPSEIKIDTEKARFWLQRGAQPTDAVKRLLQKAGL, from the coding sequence TTGGTAAAGATCAGGTTAACAAGGTTGGGGGCTCATAAGAGACCTTTTTACAGAGTTGTAGTTGCAGATTCAAGGACCAGAAGGGACGGAGCCTTTATTGAGATCGTGGGTTTTTATAATCCAATGAAGGACCCCTCTGAAATAAAGATTGACACGGAAAAGGCCAGGTTCTGGTTACAGCGTGGTGCGCAACCGACTGATGCGGTCAAGAGGCTATTACAGAAGGCTGGCCTGTAG
- the gatB gene encoding Asp-tRNA(Asn)/Glu-tRNA(Gln) amidotransferase subunit GatB → MSSEVISRKSEGTEYEVVIGLEIHAQLLTDTKIFCGCSTRFGSGHNTQTCPVCIGMPGVLPVLNRRAVDFVVKTGLAMNCTISPYSRFARKNYFYPDLPKGYQISQYELPICEHGYVDIVTDGIERRIGLTRIHMEEDAGKNIHQKDGSLVDLNRAGVPLMEIVSEPDIRTPKEAAAFMRKLRAILRYLGVCDGNMEQGSLRCDANVSLRPVGADELGTKAEIKNINSFRFVEKALEYEIKRQVKILKEGGRVIQETRLWDSGAGITVSMRSKEEAHDYRYFPEPDLVPIEVSREWIDEMRSGLVELPDEKRKRYTEEFGLPDYDAGMLAEERTVAEWFEEAVRLGGKPKAVSNWMMSEFLRLLNETGREISGVPLTPAHLVDMLKLMDNGTISGAIAKTVFEEMFRSGKAPEAIVKEKGLVQITDTSEIEKLIDEVLAANPAEVERYRSGETKLQGFFVGRIMKASKGKANPKLVNELLRKKLS, encoded by the coding sequence ATGTCATCGGAAGTCATAAGCCGTAAGTCGGAAGGAACAGAATACGAAGTAGTAATAGGCCTTGAGATACATGCTCAACTCTTAACGGATACAAAGATATTCTGTGGCTGTTCCACCCGGTTTGGCTCCGGCCATAATACGCAGACCTGTCCTGTCTGTATCGGTATGCCCGGGGTTCTGCCTGTTCTGAACCGCCGTGCTGTGGATTTTGTAGTGAAGACAGGCCTTGCCATGAACTGCACTATATCTCCTTACAGCAGGTTTGCAAGAAAAAACTACTTTTATCCCGACCTCCCCAAGGGATACCAGATAAGCCAGTATGAACTCCCCATCTGCGAGCATGGATATGTGGACATAGTGACTGACGGGATTGAGCGAAGGATAGGTTTAACACGCATTCATATGGAAGAGGATGCGGGAAAGAACATACATCAGAAAGACGGCAGTCTTGTTGACCTCAACCGTGCGGGTGTGCCCCTTATGGAGATTGTATCAGAGCCTGATATCAGGACACCGAAGGAAGCCGCAGCCTTTATGAGGAAACTGAGGGCCATCCTCAGATACCTCGGAGTCTGTGACGGCAACATGGAGCAGGGCTCCCTCAGGTGCGATGCCAATGTCTCTTTAAGGCCGGTTGGGGCTGATGAACTTGGAACAAAGGCGGAGATAAAGAATATAAACTCCTTCAGGTTTGTTGAGAAGGCCCTTGAGTATGAGATAAAGAGGCAGGTAAAGATCCTGAAGGAGGGGGGCAGGGTTATTCAGGAGACGAGACTCTGGGACTCAGGTGCAGGCATTACCGTGTCAATGCGTTCAAAGGAAGAGGCTCATGACTACCGCTATTTTCCCGAGCCCGATCTCGTGCCGATTGAGGTGTCAAGGGAGTGGATTGATGAGATGAGGTCAGGCCTTGTGGAGCTGCCTGATGAGAAGAGGAAGAGGTATACGGAGGAGTTCGGGCTGCCGGACTATGATGCCGGGATGCTTGCTGAGGAGAGGACGGTTGCCGAGTGGTTTGAAGAGGCGGTCAGGCTTGGCGGCAAGCCAAAGGCAGTGAGCAACTGGATGATGTCGGAGTTTCTGAGGCTCCTTAACGAGACAGGCAGGGAGATATCAGGGGTGCCCCTGACCCCGGCGCATCTGGTTGACATGCTGAAGCTTATGGATAACGGTACGATCAGCGGTGCAATTGCAAAGACCGTGTTTGAGGAGATGTTCCGCAGCGGTAAAGCCCCGGAAGCGATTGTAAAAGAGAAGGGGCTTGTCCAGATAACCGACACCTCGGAGATCGAGAAGTTGATAGATGAAGTCCTGGCTGCAAATCCTGCTGAGGTTGAGCGGTACCGCAGCGGTGAGACAAAGCTTCAGGGATTCTTTGTAGGCCGGATAATGAAGGCCTCAAAGGGTAAGGCAAACCCGAAGCTTGTTAATGAACTTTTGAGAAAAAAGCTTTCCTGA
- a CDS encoding P-loop NTPase fold protein encodes MPQSKLMPSILDREITAKADDAFGHQDFANALRSLIESEHNQPPYSIGLLGPWGTGKSTIKSLYLKDLQDDATTSSRGKKRSQRIKALTFNAWRYGGSSDIKRALLRHVFLELGGSDQTLKDELYNQIKSTFLKPRTWKDIWFEVYEKGVWNLIPVAVFLIILFSMVLITKFWLGVNDPTALGIISLSFSLAGAFATKYLGDAATFLIPRYSRATRIEMPKTSAEEYEELLVNQIAKFKKSHKSYERLVIFVDDLDRLSAHEMVDGLDAIRVFMDLPQDVLGIIFVISCDENRIAEALKRRQMNSDLPGAVITRDDARKYLDRIFQFRLEIPPFPKQDMRNFALRHLKGAASHTIEEIEKNGGHIGNVVDRMIHVDVSSPRNALQIVNAFIQSWWLAQKREYSGSGTQRAGGLLEGTITKHPVTLAVISALKVNYPHFYNKLQEESDLIRYFTEVFVQQSRQFEDLPPKPKHLLSEYCKDSELRPEHTSLRRFVGSLRGLRWPDSIQPFIQLTQDPVTRKYGSRAANIVAALVSGDTIGVLQEFGRDKDNKPISEEDALLLANIIEDLEGESETRRNHAVAVVASISERIPAVSQPRLLHPLCRQLELSQDFRSRIGVEIIARILDKVHPDYQRCIVALLIDDAYGDSHGFSLLLETMQPPSLDEAKRMAETIASMALSVWDRHGLPSEPQNKFCDWLLERTISLGKESATLPYGLLDQWMERYQNILLPKLGSKYTDLLIGEIENERTADLNLAAAFQRCRIVFDNLWSAGEDDRPVLWEQLTRMVSVKTEEALSFAWDYANRHKDGAGGTFISSFVASLSTRLLRDMEDESSWGIDQWKEGGKILLQIASTRTNDLEEQALDKLANLAIAYSLTEEPDEFCIAIIDILTKASRDMAHQVITHMVSNLLTELPDTGISWLARHFQDLLDKEERQQILQELNKLLTVPEVDDVASRKYASFFNSLTSAGYTTKEMQSHMQQAFQALQNRHNDFEPFVKKLFPTMVMMLNNEPHSSAGGNLQHLFNNAQSQPVWLAWLHKIIADHWPEELSGINMTTVFNNGLTVATSNPAQENTDGILLSLAKMIKLGLVAGDGNVARVVKLACDLWSYHREASLAVLKSFEEAPEPADIVKLMEGIDSADDAFSDLRVAWQHIVPLLARDRLQQATSLILSQSMIGPEDEPDRALAIWLDSMNAEMCAEVLHTCLEDSKTPDEHKDRLWSQAINLGKKVEKEFYLNAIPTLFSADNIPKTQNTVIESADETNALFGSASEKSLLAKSLLNAFLNSSSIEMKRRIATWLHNIGGEAQLKDLNTDEFSVNEDDIEILKEIFPGKRKELEKYLKETKQDGEDQHE; translated from the coding sequence ATGCCACAGTCAAAGCTGATGCCGAGCATCCTGGATCGAGAGATTACCGCGAAAGCTGATGATGCCTTCGGACACCAGGATTTCGCGAATGCTTTGAGGAGCTTAATCGAATCTGAGCATAATCAACCACCATATAGTATTGGACTGCTTGGTCCTTGGGGTACTGGCAAGAGCACAATCAAATCTCTCTATCTAAAGGACTTGCAGGATGATGCGACTACTTCTTCTCGCGGGAAAAAGAGAAGTCAACGCATCAAGGCCCTCACATTCAATGCTTGGCGATATGGTGGCAGCAGTGATATTAAACGTGCATTGCTACGGCACGTGTTTTTGGAGCTTGGGGGTAGCGATCAAACGCTCAAAGACGAACTTTATAATCAAATCAAGAGTACTTTTCTAAAGCCGAGAACATGGAAAGATATCTGGTTTGAGGTTTACGAAAAGGGAGTGTGGAATCTAATTCCTGTTGCAGTTTTCTTGATCATCCTTTTTTCCATGGTGTTGATCACCAAATTCTGGCTCGGTGTCAATGACCCCACCGCTTTGGGGATTATATCTCTTTCTTTTTCTTTAGCAGGTGCTTTCGCCACGAAATACTTGGGAGACGCAGCGACTTTCTTGATTCCGAGATATTCCAGAGCAACTCGAATTGAGATGCCTAAAACGTCTGCAGAAGAATATGAGGAATTGCTGGTAAACCAGATTGCTAAGTTCAAGAAAAGCCACAAGAGTTATGAACGGCTCGTAATCTTTGTTGATGATTTGGACCGTTTGTCCGCCCATGAAATGGTTGATGGACTTGATGCAATTCGTGTGTTTATGGATCTGCCACAAGACGTCTTGGGTATTATTTTTGTAATTTCGTGCGATGAAAACAGAATAGCTGAGGCTCTTAAACGGCGTCAAATGAATTCTGACCTCCCTGGTGCTGTTATCACACGAGACGATGCCAGAAAGTATCTCGACCGTATTTTTCAGTTCCGTTTGGAAATCCCGCCCTTTCCGAAGCAGGATATGCGCAATTTTGCACTTCGTCACCTAAAAGGAGCAGCATCGCACACCATAGAAGAAATCGAAAAGAATGGTGGACATATTGGTAATGTTGTGGACCGTATGATTCATGTTGACGTTTCAAGTCCCCGTAATGCTCTTCAGATAGTAAATGCCTTTATCCAGTCCTGGTGGCTTGCCCAAAAACGTGAGTATTCCGGCTCAGGCACTCAGCGAGCTGGCGGCTTGCTTGAAGGGACAATAACAAAACACCCAGTAACTCTCGCAGTCATAAGTGCCTTAAAGGTCAACTATCCTCACTTTTATAACAAACTACAAGAAGAGTCAGATCTAATTAGATATTTTACTGAAGTTTTTGTGCAACAAAGTCGGCAATTTGAAGACCTCCCACCAAAGCCTAAACATCTCTTGTCTGAGTATTGTAAAGATAGTGAACTCCGTCCCGAGCATACTTCTCTTCGACGCTTTGTCGGCAGCTTACGAGGACTTCGTTGGCCGGACTCGATACAACCATTTATACAATTAACCCAAGATCCTGTTACTCGTAAATACGGCAGTAGAGCGGCGAATATAGTTGCCGCGCTCGTCTCCGGAGATACTATAGGTGTTCTACAGGAGTTTGGGCGCGATAAGGATAATAAGCCTATATCAGAAGAGGACGCACTTTTATTGGCAAATATCATCGAGGATCTCGAAGGGGAATCTGAAACCAGACGAAATCATGCCGTCGCCGTAGTAGCTTCTATTTCTGAACGGATTCCTGCCGTTTCGCAACCAAGATTACTTCATCCATTATGTCGCCAACTAGAGCTCTCTCAAGACTTCAGATCACGCATAGGCGTTGAAATAATCGCGAGAATCCTTGATAAGGTCCACCCAGATTATCAGCGATGTATTGTTGCATTGCTTATTGATGATGCATATGGAGATTCGCACGGTTTCTCATTGCTTTTGGAAACAATGCAACCTCCATCGCTTGATGAGGCCAAGCGCATGGCCGAAACAATTGCATCTATGGCCCTTTCGGTTTGGGATAGACACGGACTTCCATCCGAACCGCAAAACAAATTCTGCGACTGGTTGTTAGAACGCACAATCTCTTTAGGCAAAGAATCAGCTACTCTTCCATATGGCCTTCTCGATCAATGGATGGAACGATATCAGAATATCCTACTCCCTAAACTTGGCAGTAAATACACGGATCTTTTAATTGGTGAGATAGAGAACGAAAGAACAGCTGATCTCAACCTTGCGGCAGCTTTTCAGCGCTGCCGGATTGTTTTTGATAATTTATGGTCAGCTGGCGAGGATGACCGCCCAGTACTGTGGGAGCAGTTGACGCGCATGGTGTCAGTAAAAACAGAGGAAGCTCTATCCTTCGCCTGGGATTACGCAAACCGCCACAAGGATGGTGCTGGCGGGACCTTTATCTCTTCGTTTGTAGCATCACTATCTACCCGGCTTTTAAGAGATATGGAGGATGAGAGCTCATGGGGCATCGATCAGTGGAAGGAAGGGGGAAAAATTCTACTGCAGATTGCATCCACGCGTACAAACGACCTTGAAGAGCAGGCCTTGGATAAGCTGGCAAACTTAGCAATCGCATATTCTCTTACCGAAGAACCCGACGAGTTTTGTATTGCAATAATCGATATTCTTACAAAAGCCTCCAGGGATATGGCTCACCAAGTGATAACCCATATGGTATCCAATCTTCTTACGGAGCTTCCAGATACGGGGATCTCATGGTTGGCAAGGCATTTTCAGGATTTATTGGATAAAGAAGAGCGACAGCAAATTCTACAAGAACTTAATAAACTTCTAACTGTCCCTGAAGTAGACGATGTTGCTTCCCGTAAGTATGCCAGTTTCTTCAATTCGCTGACATCGGCAGGTTATACCACGAAAGAAATGCAGTCCCATATGCAGCAGGCATTCCAGGCGCTGCAAAATAGACATAATGACTTTGAGCCTTTTGTGAAGAAGCTGTTCCCGACTATGGTAATGATGCTCAACAACGAGCCACATAGCAGTGCTGGAGGTAATCTCCAGCATCTATTTAATAATGCACAATCCCAGCCTGTTTGGCTTGCTTGGTTGCACAAAATAATTGCTGACCACTGGCCTGAAGAACTCTCGGGTATCAACATGACAACAGTGTTCAATAATGGGTTGACAGTTGCGACAAGTAATCCAGCGCAAGAAAACACGGATGGGATTCTGCTCTCATTGGCCAAGATGATAAAGCTTGGTCTTGTGGCTGGAGATGGAAATGTTGCACGCGTCGTAAAATTGGCGTGCGACCTTTGGTCATATCATAGGGAAGCCTCCTTAGCAGTCCTGAAATCATTTGAAGAGGCTCCAGAACCAGCAGATATTGTAAAGCTTATGGAGGGCATTGATTCAGCTGACGATGCTTTTTCTGATCTTCGAGTAGCATGGCAGCATATTGTGCCTCTTTTGGCCAGAGACAGACTGCAACAGGCAACCTCTCTTATTTTGTCTCAGAGTATGATTGGGCCAGAAGACGAACCGGATCGAGCCTTGGCAATATGGTTGGATAGTATGAATGCCGAAATGTGTGCTGAAGTTCTGCATACGTGCCTGGAAGATAGCAAGACCCCTGATGAACATAAGGATAGATTGTGGAGCCAGGCTATAAACTTGGGCAAGAAGGTAGAAAAAGAATTCTATTTAAATGCTATCCCTACTCTTTTCTCCGCTGACAACATTCCTAAAACTCAAAATACAGTCATCGAATCTGCCGATGAGACGAATGCATTATTTGGAAGCGCATCTGAAAAAAGTCTGCTCGCAAAGTCTCTGCTTAATGCATTCCTCAATTCGTCATCTATCGAGATGAAACGTCGTATAGCCACTTGGCTACACAATATTGGTGGGGAAGCACAGCTAAAAGATTTGAATACTGATGAATTCTCTGTCAATGAAGACGACATCGAGATTCTAAAGGAAATATTCCCTGGTAAACGAAAGGAATTAGAAAAATACCTAAAGGAAACTAAACAAGACGGAGAAGATCAGCACGAATAA
- a CDS encoding KH domain-containing protein — MKELVVSMAKALVDRPEEVVVQEVDGEKTTVLELRVAQSDLGKVIGKQGKTARAMRTILSAAGTKMGKRCVLEILE; from the coding sequence ATGAAAGAATTAGTGGTATCTATGGCTAAGGCTTTGGTTGACAGACCTGAAGAGGTCGTTGTACAGGAAGTTGATGGTGAGAAAACCACTGTTCTTGAACTCAGAGTGGCTCAGAGTGATCTTGGTAAGGTAATAGGAAAACAGGGGAAAACAGCACGGGCGATGAGGACAATCCTCTCTGCAGCGGGAACCAAGATGGGTAAACGCTGTGTCCTTGAAATTCTCGAATAA
- a CDS encoding MIT C-terminal domain-containing protein codes for MFFYNNLHDRWIETDTGWRIILGRGLDIFQKPEDKFTLGFLDQTKRKCKATTITYTRVKAAS; via the coding sequence CTGTTTTTCTACAACAATCTTCATGACCGATGGATAGAAACGGACACGGGGTGGAGAATTATCTTGGGCCGTGGACTCGACATATTCCAAAAACCGGAGGATAAGTTCACCTTGGGATTCCTGGATCAGACGAAACGGAAATGTAAGGCAACAACAATCACCTACACTCGAGTGAAAGCGGCCTCTTGA
- the rplS gene encoding 50S ribosomal protein L19, whose translation MNMVSSVEEAFRKEVPQFNIGDTVRIHVRVVEGDKERIQPFEGVVIGRKGSGIRETFMLRKVSHGIGVERIFPVHSPVIEKLEVIRQGDVRRAKLYYLRDKKGKAAKVKEKELFRR comes from the coding sequence ATGAATATGGTAAGCTCTGTAGAGGAGGCTTTCAGGAAAGAGGTTCCGCAATTCAATATTGGTGATACTGTAAGGATCCACGTCAGGGTTGTAGAGGGAGACAAGGAGAGGATTCAGCCCTTTGAAGGTGTTGTTATAGGCCGTAAAGGCAGTGGTATAAGGGAGACCTTTATGCTCAGAAAGGTCTCTCACGGCATCGGTGTGGAGAGAATCTTTCCTGTTCATTCACCTGTTATCGAGAAGCTTGAAGTCATCAGGCAGGGAGATGTCAGGAGGGCAAAGCTTTACTACCTCAGAGACAAGAAGGGGAAGGCTGCCAAGGTTAAGGAAAAAGAGCTTTTCAGACGCTGA